The sequence below is a genomic window from Rhodococcus sp. 4CII.
CAGCATCGCGCGCAGGCCGTATTTCAGCACGGCGGGTTCGGGCAGCGGCAGCGTCAATGCCGGTGCGAGCCAACCCGCATTGCCCCACGACGCGTCGGCCGCGACACCCTTTCGGTCGACGACCGTCACCTGGACGCCGCGTTCCTGGAGGAACCACGCGGTGGACAATCCTACGACGCCTGCCCCGACGATCGCGACATGGTCCGGGCGCTTCACTCTGCTCATGACTCCATCATCGGTCGGTGACAACGCCGGGGGAGTAGCCGTTCGGCCAGTCCGCGGCAGCGTCCCCTGTGCAATCGGCCAGGGGTCACATGATGCGCAGCCCGGCCAGTCCGCGGCAGCGTCCCCTGTGCAATCGGCCAGGGGTCACATGATGCGCAGCCCGGCCAGCTTCAGGTGCAGCATCAGGATCAGCCGGGTGTCCGCGTCGGCGAGGTCCACGTCGCACGAATCGACGCAGCGCCGCAGCCGATTCCGCAGGGTATTGGGGTGAACGTGCAGGGCGGCGGCCGCGTCGGCGACGTCGCCGCCGTGGGCGAGGAACGCGCGGGCCGTCGCCACGAGGTCGGTTCCGTGCTGTTCGTCGTGCCGGGTGAGCGCGGCGAGGGGTGTCAGGTCACCCAGGCCGTCGAAGATGTCCGCGACCCGCAACGCCAGCACGGACGCGAGACTGTCCCGCATCGTCCCGACGACACCACCGGCTCGGCCGTGCTGGAGCACGGTGAGGACCCGGTCGGCGTCCCCTCGCGACAGGTGAGCCTGACTGGCGGTGGTCACTTCCCGGCCGATGGCGACCACGAACGCGGGACCGCTGCGGGCGCGGCCGAGGAAATCCTCGGCGAGGCGCCGGACATCCTTCGCGGACGCGGCGATGACCACGTAGATGACGTCGTCGAGCTGCGCGGCGACCGAGTCGACCGCCAGGGTGTCGAGGTACAGGCCGAGGGACGCGAGCAACCCCGATGGCAACGGTCGCCCGATCGCGACGGGCGCGGCGGCCGCGACCGTGAGCCGTCCCTCCAACCGGAGGTCGTCGGCGGCCCGGAACGCGGGCTCCCCGCCGTTGATCAGCGCACGCACCCGGTCGACCTGCAGTCTGCGGGTCACGTCCACGCGCTCCCGTTCGGCCGCGATGTGTTCGGCGACGACGGGGACCGCGGACCGCAGGATCGATTCCTGCTCCGGGGTGGGAGGCGCGGACATCGCGGCCCAGATGGAACCGACCGGCCGATCGCCGTCCCGCACTGCGATCGCCGCGCGCGGCAGCACCTCGGGCATCCGGAGGTCGACATAGTGGACATCCGTGTCGCGGTGCAATTGTTCGAACACCCCGGCATCGGCAAGGAGTTGCCGGAATCGCCCCGGCACCTGACGGCCGAGAATGGTGCCGATGCGTGCTTCGTCGACTGCCTGCTCGCCACTCGAATAGGCGAGCACCGTCGAGTTCTCGTCCTCGATCGTGATCGGGGCGCGGAGCAGTTCGGCCAGAGACTCCGCCACCGTGAACAGGTCTTCACCGCGCAGGTCCATGGGTGGAGCCTAGTTGCCGCGGACGGTCCGGCCGGGCCTTCGCCGGGACGCCGTGTCGCCCGGGACACGAGCCCTCAGGTCCTGGCGGTGGGTACTCGTCACGGGCATTGTGGGGGTATGGCGGCGACGGAGGGTGGAACCGGGACGATGGCCGCATGGCGTGTGGTCGCGCCGGGCCCCGTCGCGGGCCGTCCTCTCGTGCTCGGACGTGACGCGATTCCCGAGCCGGCGCCGGGGGAACTTCTCGTGAGGGTCCTGGCGTGCGGAGTGTGCCGCACCGACCTGCACGTGACCGAAGGTGATCTGCCCGTGCACCGGCCCCGTGTGACCCCCGGCCACGAGGTGGTGGGGGAGGTTGCCGCACTGGGTGATTCGGCAGAGGAGTCGTTCGCCGTTGGGATCGGGTGGGCATCGCCTGGCTGCGCTACACCTGCGGGCGCTGCGCCGCGTGCCTGCGGGGCGACGAAAACCTCTGCAGGCAGTCGCGGTACACCGGCTGGGACGCGGACGGCGGGTACGCCGAGTTCGCGACGGTCCCGGCCGGCTACGCGCTGCGCCTGCCCGGCGGGTACACGGACACCGAACTCGCTCCGCTGCTGTGCGCCGGGATCATCGGCTACCGGGCACTCGAGCGTGCCGCGGTCCCGGACGGCGGGGCGCTGGGCATCTACGGGTTCGGCGGCAGTGCCCACCTCACCGCCCAGGTCGCGTTGACGCGGGGTGCCCGGGTGCACGTCATGACCCGAGGGGCGCAGGCCCGCGAACTCGCGGAGCGCCTTGGGGTGACATCCGTGCAGGGGGTGCGTGACGCGCCACCCGAACCGCTCGACTCCGCGATCTTGTTCGCGCCGGTCGGCGATCTGGTGCCCGTCGCGATGGAGGCGCTCGCCGACGGCGGCACCCTCGCCGTGGCGGGGATCCACCTCACCGACATTCCCCCGCTCGACTATCAGCGACACCTGTTCCGGGAAAGGCAGATCCGCAGCGTCACCGCCAATACTCGTTCGGACTCCACCGAATTCCTCCGCATCGCAGCCGAACACCGGCTGAGTATCGACGTCCATCCGTACCCACTCGACCGCGCCGACCGGGCCCTGCGTGACCTGGACGGCGGAATGTTCAGCGGTGCAGCAGTTCTCGAGCCGTAGAGGGAGAGAGATATGAGCGAACACGCAGGGGCGCCGGTGGTCGTCGGTGTCGACGGTTCTCGCGCCGCGCTCGACGCGGCACGCTGGGCGGCGGGGGCGGCGGTCCGGCTGGGTGCCCCACTCCTGCTCGCCCACACCTACCCGGACGAGGCCACGTTCTACAACGGCACCGCCATGATGATCGACGCCCAGTTCATTCAGGAACTGCGCGAGGACGGCAATGCGATGCTGGACGCCGCCACCGCCGCCGCCGCGCAGGACCATCCCGGTCTCGTGGTCGAGCGGGACGTCCGGTCGGGAACGGCGGCGTCCCACCTGATCGAGCTGTCGCGGGCGGCGCGGATGGTGGTGCTCGGCGCGCAGGGGGCGGGTGCCGTCACCGACTACCTCCTCGGGTCCACGGTCCTGCGCACGGCCAACCATGCGCACAGCCCGGTCGCGGTGGTCCGGGGCTCGCCCGAGACCGAGTCCCCCGACAGTCGCCCGATCGTCGTCGGAGTGGACGGCAGTCAGGTCAGCGAGACGGCGGTCGACGAGGCGTTCGCGCTTGCATCGTCGTTCGGGGTCGGGCTGACCGCGGTGCACGCGTGGAGCGGGGAGAAACAGCACGGACTCGCGCATGCGTCGAAATACGTCGACTGGTCCGCCTACGAGGAAGCGGTGAAGGCGGTCGTGTCCGAAAGCCTCGCCGGCGTCCGGGACGAGTACCCGGACGTGCCCGTCGAGGAGCTGTCCACGCAGGGTGTGCCTGCCGACGTGCTGCTGCGGCACGCCGCGACGGCGCAACTGCTGGTGGTCGGCAGCCACGGCCGGGGCAAGGTGATGGGCGCGCTGCTCGGATCGGTGAGCCAGAATCTGGTGCACCACGCTCCCTGCCCGGTCCTCGTCTGCCGGACTCGGCAGTGACGCCGGGATAAGCTCCTGTCATGGCTGGGGTCGAGGGTGTCCTGCTCGATATCGACGGTGTGCTGGTTACGTCGTGGCATCCGATCGACGGTGCCGCTGCCGCGGTGCGGGAGGTGCGGGACCGCGGACTCGCGTGCGCCTACCTCACCAATACGACGTCCCGTACGTGCGACGAGATCGTCGACGCCCTGCGATCGGCGGGCATCGAGGCGGACTCCGACGAGATCGTCACCGCGGCGCGGCTCACGGCGGAGTACGTGCGGTCGACCTACCCGGGGTCGCGAGCCTGGGTCCTCAACAGCGGCGACATCACGGCCGACCTGTCGGGGATCGAACTGGACGACGAGAACCCGGAGGTCGTGATCCTCGGTGGCGCCGGGCCGGAATTCACCCACGAGGCGCTGAGCCGGGTGGTGGAATTGATGCTCGACGGCGTCCCCGTCGTCGCGATGCACCGGGGCACCACGTGGGCCGCCGACGACGGGCTGCGCATCGACACGGGCGCTTATCTCCCGGGCATGGAGGAGGTCGCGGGAACCAACGTCGTCTCGGTGGGTAAGCCGTCGCTCGCGGCGTTCCTCACCGCCACCGATCTGATGGGGACGGGACCGGACGTGACGGTGATGGTCGGTGACGATCTGACCGGCGACGTCCTGGCCGCGCAGCGGGTCGGGCTCACCGGCGTGCTGGTGCGGACGGGCAAGTTCCGGCAGTCGATTCTGGACCTCGCCGCGCAGCGACCTGACCACGTCGTCGACTCGGTCGCACAGCTGCCGAAGCTCCTCGACGAACTCGCCTGACCGCGGTCCGGGACTAAGCGGCCGCGAACGGGTACTGTCGCGGCGAATCCTCCAATTCGACGTTCCCAGAAGGAGCTTCCATGCTCGCTGTCTCCACACCCGTCACCTCGACCGCCTCGGCTTCTCGTACTCGTATCTCTTCTCTGTTCGGCCGTCGGCTGGCACGTGTGGGAGCGGCGATGGCAGTGGGTCTGGGCGTCGCGGCGGGAATCTCGGTGGCCGGCGCAGGCGTCGCCGGTGCCGCCCCCGTCAACTGCGTGTCCCCGCCGTCAGCCAACGACGTCCAGGTGTCGGAGACCGCCAGCTGTGGCGCGAAGGCGACCGAGGCCGGCGTGGCCCACGCGATGGCGGCCGACAGCGGCACCGCGGTGAGCGTCGCCAACGGGCACAGCGGCGCCACCACCTACGCCAACGGATACGGGACGTCGCTCGGTGCGTCGACGGGCTCGGGCCAGGCGTACGCGGTCTCGCTCGGCGGCGGCATCGCCCGTTCCGGCGCGGCCGACGGCACCACCACCGTCGCGATCGCCGGCTGGGGTTCGGGTGCGACGGCGGACGCGAACGGCGTGGACTGCGTCGGCGCACTGTCCCTCGCCTTCAACCTGAACACCGGTCAGGTCTGCGCGATGCGCTGATCGCCCCGGCACATCGGTTCCGTCCCGACCTTGCACTCACCCTGTCCGAGTGCTAAAAATGCACTTGGCACTCACGACGCGTGAGTGCCAGGTCGGGACGGTGAGACCGGGAACCAAAGACAC
It includes:
- a CDS encoding helix-turn-helix domain-containing protein, with translation MDLRGEDLFTVAESLAELLRAPITIEDENSTVLAYSSGEQAVDEARIGTILGRQVPGRFRQLLADAGVFEQLHRDTDVHYVDLRMPEVLPRAAIAVRDGDRPVGSIWAAMSAPPTPEQESILRSAVPVVAEHIAAERERVDVTRRLQVDRVRALINGGEPAFRAADDLRLEGRLTVAAAAPVAIGRPLPSGLLASLGLYLDTLAVDSVAAQLDDVIYVVIAASAKDVRRLAEDFLGRARSGPAFVVAIGREVTTASQAHLSRGDADRVLTVLQHGRAGGVVGTMRDSLASVLALRVADIFDGLGDLTPLAALTRHDEQHGTDLVATARAFLAHGGDVADAAAALHVHPNTLRNRLRRCVDSCDVDLADADTRLILMLHLKLAGLRIM
- a CDS encoding universal stress protein, which translates into the protein MSEHAGAPVVVGVDGSRAALDAARWAAGAAVRLGAPLLLAHTYPDEATFYNGTAMMIDAQFIQELREDGNAMLDAATAAAAQDHPGLVVERDVRSGTAASHLIELSRAARMVVLGAQGAGAVTDYLLGSTVLRTANHAHSPVAVVRGSPETESPDSRPIVVGVDGSQVSETAVDEAFALASSFGVGLTAVHAWSGEKQHGLAHASKYVDWSAYEEAVKAVVSESLAGVRDEYPDVPVEELSTQGVPADVLLRHAATAQLLVVGSHGRGKVMGALLGSVSQNLVHHAPCPVLVCRTRQ
- a CDS encoding HAD-IIA family hydrolase, whose translation is MAGVEGVLLDIDGVLVTSWHPIDGAAAAVREVRDRGLACAYLTNTTSRTCDEIVDALRSAGIEADSDEIVTAARLTAEYVRSTYPGSRAWVLNSGDITADLSGIELDDENPEVVILGGAGPEFTHEALSRVVELMLDGVPVVAMHRGTTWAADDGLRIDTGAYLPGMEEVAGTNVVSVGKPSLAAFLTATDLMGTGPDVTVMVGDDLTGDVLAAQRVGLTGVLVRTGKFRQSILDLAAQRPDHVVDSVAQLPKLLDELA
- a CDS encoding DUF6764 family protein, with translation MLAVSTPVTSTASASRTRISSLFGRRLARVGAAMAVGLGVAAGISVAGAGVAGAAPVNCVSPPSANDVQVSETASCGAKATEAGVAHAMAADSGTAVSVANGHSGATTYANGYGTSLGASTGSGQAYAVSLGGGIARSGAADGTTTVAIAGWGSGATADANGVDCVGALSLAFNLNTGQVCAMR